The proteins below come from a single Mucilaginibacter mali genomic window:
- a CDS encoding ATP-binding cassette domain-containing protein, which translates to MLPPFIVITGVDIGYLSKPVLNNLDLEITAGQHWAFVGAAGSGKTSLLQTIAGNLQNRKGEITRNFEGQSNNHPTDFRRHIAFVASRHHFRNLSNTSDLYYQQRYNSSDSEDALTVSAYLEQVAIAFPASHHWNLTNTISLLKLGALADKQLIKLSNGEIKRLMIAAALLKNPQLLLMDNPLAGLDTDTRQEFNNIVNKIAATGITIAMATSPHELPAAITHVGVIKNSTLNITTRDKYQPEELSEKASLAGFDLSGLITGYPAPAYTDVVAMRNVNIRYGEKLVLQHINWQVKQGERWALMGHNGAGKSTLLSLINGDNPQAYANDIILFDKKRGSGESIWDIKKKTGFISPELYQYFPADNSCLQTIESGYYDTMGLFRPSDKTKAGRALQWMKMLEIDQYARQLLKNIPASAQRLCLLARAMIKCPTLLILDEPCQGMDDHQVAHFKALIDTICRQTNITLIYVTHYAEHIPDSVDKTLRLVNGHIVSD; encoded by the coding sequence ATGTTACCACCATTTATTGTTATTACAGGTGTAGATATTGGCTATTTAAGCAAACCGGTATTAAACAACCTTGATCTTGAAATTACAGCCGGCCAACATTGGGCGTTTGTGGGCGCCGCCGGATCGGGCAAAACTTCACTATTGCAAACCATTGCCGGTAACTTACAAAACCGCAAAGGCGAGATCACACGGAATTTTGAAGGGCAAAGCAATAACCATCCAACCGATTTCCGCCGGCATATTGCCTTTGTAGCATCAAGGCATCACTTTCGCAACCTATCTAATACCTCCGATCTCTATTATCAGCAACGCTATAATTCATCCGATTCGGAAGACGCGCTTACTGTAAGCGCCTATCTTGAACAGGTAGCTATAGCATTTCCTGCTTCGCATCACTGGAACCTTACCAATACTATCAGCCTGCTTAAACTGGGGGCTTTGGCAGATAAACAACTCATTAAACTATCCAACGGCGAAATTAAACGCCTGATGATTGCCGCCGCGCTGCTAAAAAACCCACAATTACTATTGATGGATAATCCGTTGGCAGGTTTGGATACCGATACCCGGCAGGAGTTTAACAACATTGTAAACAAAATAGCTGCTACAGGTATAACCATTGCTATGGCTACAAGTCCGCATGAACTGCCGGCTGCCATAACGCATGTTGGTGTGATAAAAAATAGTACATTAAATATCACTACCAGGGATAAGTATCAACCAGAAGAGTTGTCCGAAAAAGCATCATTAGCGGGTTTTGATTTAAGCGGGCTGATTACCGGCTATCCGGCCCCGGCTTATACCGATGTTGTAGCTATGCGTAATGTAAACATCCGTTATGGAGAAAAACTTGTTTTACAGCATATCAACTGGCAGGTAAAGCAAGGCGAACGCTGGGCACTGATGGGGCATAACGGCGCGGGGAAATCAACCCTGCTAAGCCTTATCAATGGCGATAACCCGCAGGCATATGCCAACGATATCATCCTGTTTGATAAAAAGCGCGGCAGCGGCGAAAGCATTTGGGATATAAAAAAAAAGACCGGCTTCATATCGCCTGAGCTTTACCAATACTTCCCGGCCGACAACAGCTGCCTGCAAACTATCGAATCGGGCTACTACGATACGATGGGCCTTTTCCGCCCGTCTGACAAAACTAAAGCCGGGCGCGCCCTGCAATGGATGAAAATGCTGGAGATTGACCAGTATGCCCGCCAATTGCTAAAAAATATCCCTGCAAGCGCGCAGCGCCTGTGCCTGCTGGCCCGCGCCATGATCAAGTGCCCTACCCTACTGATACTGGACGAGCCCTGCCAGGGGATGGACGACCATCAGGTAGCACACTTTAAAGCACTTATCGACACTATTTGCCGGCAAACCAATATCACCCTGATTTATGTTACGCACTATGCCGAGCATATCCCCGATAGCGTGGATAAGACGCTGAGGCTGGTAAATGGCCACATTGTGAGTGATTAG
- a CDS encoding phosphatidate cytidylyltransferase, whose protein sequence is MKKINMLLFASTLMLLSSCQVIGGIFKAGFAVGIIAVLIVVFVIIWLISAFRGKS, encoded by the coding sequence ATGAAAAAGATAAACATGTTGTTATTCGCATCAACTTTGATGTTGCTGAGCAGTTGCCAGGTTATTGGCGGTATATTTAAAGCAGGATTTGCCGTTGGTATTATCGCCGTGCTGATCGTGGTTTTTGTAATCATCTGGCTTATCTCGGCATTCCGCGGCAAAAGCTGA
- a CDS encoding tetratricopeptide repeat-containing sensor histidine kinase has translation MFWLTVKRTRTKPLINSLLWLCVLPTLIFSSCDQRSDGVAELSKEFKPIYDSTDRLFSANRFDEAVHYLDSASQGITLSPIDRHRKAAFHYNHFNKIKHDYEKALLYADTMVITANQLTNKQQYIAFLGDANFARGDALFNLGRYNESYNSYYQGYLLGKTNLDNCTLSAYTYRMGMITYKQGNYKYAATYFKESFDLNKSCKTEFVSFFRQQEVLDNIALSYRNSGKLDSALFFYSKALKYIDDNEPSYKDRIDILNVARAVIYGNKADVLTSQGKNEEAAELLKKSIATNLKKGNDNIDAELSEVKLGQIYLAQNRYELVLPLMISLRKQLDSAKSSDAEAGYNLVMGTYYRKKNDAVNAMPFLENFHHIKDSLSARNRILKESNVNEQLANLEKQYQITDLRNRQRVYMYTGVIFFCMTTIIVLLIYRNWKRSGKEMATVSALNKQVILQKADLENTLADLQTSSQEKDRILRTVAHDLRNPLGGIASLTSVMVSDADYTSEQLELLKIIKETAFDSLELINEILEATNSGGAELQKQPVDINTLLSNSVELLRFKAAEKNQKIMLNTLDAPEELLISREKIWRVISNLISNAIKFSPVGSDIRVSITDQEHDVQISVNDHGIGIPDNIKNTIFNMFTEAKRPGTLGEKSFGLGLSICRQIIEKHHGKIWFESSTENGTTFYVRLAKAQMPEATKA, from the coding sequence ATGTTTTGGTTAACTGTTAAACGCACCCGCACTAAACCTCTAATTAATAGCCTGTTATGGCTGTGCGTTTTACCGACCCTTATTTTCTCCTCTTGCGATCAAAGATCGGACGGCGTTGCCGAACTTTCTAAAGAATTTAAGCCCATTTACGACTCTACCGACCGACTGTTTTCGGCCAACCGGTTTGACGAAGCCGTACACTATCTCGATTCAGCCTCGCAGGGTATTACCCTTAGCCCTATCGACCGGCACCGCAAAGCCGCTTTTCATTACAACCATTTCAACAAAATAAAGCACGATTACGAAAAAGCCTTGCTGTATGCCGATACCATGGTTATTACGGCTAACCAACTAACCAATAAACAGCAGTATATTGCTTTTCTTGGGGATGCTAACTTTGCACGTGGTGATGCCTTGTTTAACCTTGGCCGCTATAACGAATCGTACAACAGTTATTACCAGGGCTATTTATTGGGGAAAACCAATCTTGATAATTGCACCCTGTCGGCCTATACCTATCGAATGGGGATGATCACTTATAAGCAGGGGAATTATAAATATGCCGCTACTTATTTCAAGGAAAGCTTCGATCTGAACAAATCCTGTAAAACTGAGTTTGTTTCGTTCTTCCGTCAGCAGGAGGTGCTGGATAATATTGCTTTAAGCTACCGTAACAGCGGTAAACTGGACAGCGCGCTGTTCTTCTACAGCAAAGCCCTGAAATATATCGACGATAACGAGCCTTCGTACAAAGACCGGATAGATATTTTAAATGTAGCACGCGCCGTAATATATGGCAACAAAGCCGATGTTTTAACTTCACAGGGTAAAAATGAGGAGGCCGCCGAACTGCTGAAGAAAAGTATAGCCACCAATCTTAAAAAAGGTAACGACAATATAGATGCAGAACTGTCGGAAGTAAAATTGGGGCAGATATATCTTGCCCAAAACAGGTACGAGTTGGTGCTGCCTTTAATGATATCGTTGCGCAAGCAGTTAGATAGCGCCAAATCAAGCGATGCGGAGGCGGGTTATAACCTGGTAATGGGCACCTACTATCGCAAAAAGAACGACGCGGTTAATGCCATGCCCTTCCTTGAAAACTTTCATCACATCAAAGATTCGCTATCGGCACGTAACAGGATATTGAAAGAAAGTAACGTTAATGAACAACTCGCCAATCTTGAAAAACAATACCAGATAACCGACCTGCGCAACCGCCAGCGGGTTTACATGTATACCGGGGTGATCTTTTTTTGCATGACCACCATTATTGTGCTGTTGATTTACCGTAACTGGAAACGTTCGGGTAAGGAAATGGCTACCGTAAGCGCGCTAAACAAACAAGTAATCTTGCAAAAAGCCGACCTGGAAAACACCCTTGCCGACCTGCAAACCAGCAGCCAGGAAAAAGACCGCATACTGCGCACCGTAGCGCATGATCTGCGCAACCCCCTTGGCGGCATAGCATCGTTAACAAGTGTAATGGTAAGCGATGCCGATTATACCAGCGAACAATTAGAGTTACTGAAGATCATTAAGGAAACCGCCTTCGATTCGCTGGAACTGATCAACGAAATTTTGGAGGCCACCAACAGTGGCGGCGCCGAACTGCAAAAGCAACCGGTAGATATTAACACCTTGCTGAGCAACAGCGTTGAACTTTTGCGCTTTAAAGCAGCCGAGAAGAACCAAAAAATAATGCTGAACACGCTGGACGCGCCCGAGGAACTGCTGATCAGCCGAGAAAAGATCTGGCGGGTCATCAGCAATCTCATCAGTAATGCCATTAAGTTTAGTCCCGTTGGTTCGGATATACGGGTAAGTATAACCGACCAGGAGCATGATGTGCAGATCTCGGTAAACGATCACGGCATCGGCATCCCCGATAACATTAAAAACACCATATTTAACATGTTTACCGAGGCCAAGCGGCCGGGTACGCTTGGTGAAAAGTCATTTGGACTGGGCCTTTCCATCTGCCGGCAGATCATCGAAAAGCATCACGGTAAAATATGGTTTGAAAGCAGTACCGAAAACGGCACTACCTTTTATGTACGCCTAGCCAAGGCACAGATGCCGGAAGCTACAAAAGCGTAA
- a CDS encoding PA2169 family four-helix-bundle protein yields the protein METTSVTIENLNDLVQIHNDRIAGYEKALKDLENGDVTLKDLFTGLIAQSHQFKMELGTEVNALGGEMETDTSLSGKIHRTWMSVTDAFGKTDRSILENCEFGEDATQKAYKAALEDDTLPSYLQIVLIRQQSVLKGAHDKIKALRDSR from the coding sequence ATGGAAACAACAAGTGTCACGATAGAGAACCTGAACGACCTGGTGCAAATTCATAACGACCGCATTGCCGGCTATGAAAAAGCGCTGAAAGATCTTGAAAATGGCGATGTCACGCTTAAAGACTTGTTTACCGGTCTCATCGCCCAAAGCCACCAGTTTAAAATGGAACTGGGTACCGAGGTAAACGCTTTAGGCGGCGAGATGGAAACAGATACCAGCTTAAGCGGCAAAATACACCGCACCTGGATGTCGGTTACAGATGCCTTTGGTAAAACTGACAGATCGATATTGGAAAACTGCGAATTTGGCGAGGACGCCACGCAGAAGGCCTACAAAGCAGCATTGGAAGATGATACCCTGCCATCGTATCTGCAAATTGTACTTATCCGCCAGCAAAGCGTATTAAAAGGCGCGCACGATAAAATCAAAGCCCTGCGCGACAGCCGGTAA
- a CDS encoding acyl-CoA thioesterase, whose translation MPVNLADFKYSTPIPIRFSDIDAFGNVSNTIYLTYFEIARQSYWKDIIKWDLRQHGIILGKSEIHYLKPLVQEDQVKCYVRTSRIGNSSFDVMYILVKVTPNGEEICTTGKSLCVSYDYTAKKPIGIPKEERQRMIEYDEPGLITNTN comes from the coding sequence ATGCCTGTAAATTTAGCCGACTTTAAATATAGCACCCCCATCCCCATCCGCTTTTCGGATATCGACGCCTTCGGGAACGTGAGCAATACCATCTATTTAACCTACTTTGAAATAGCCCGCCAAAGCTATTGGAAGGATATTATTAAATGGGACCTGCGCCAGCACGGGATTATTTTGGGCAAATCAGAAATACATTACCTGAAACCATTGGTGCAGGAAGACCAGGTGAAATGCTACGTGCGCACATCGCGCATTGGCAACAGTAGTTTTGATGTGATGTATATCCTGGTAAAAGTAACCCCCAACGGCGAGGAGATTTGCACCACCGGCAAAAGCCTGTGCGTGAGTTACGATTATACTGCCAAAAAACCTATCGGTATACCGAAAGAAGAGCGCCAGCGCATGATAGAGTATGATGAGCCGGGCTTGATTACGAATACGAATTAA
- a CDS encoding FAD-binding oxidoreductase yields MAYQKITGDVLAQITAIVGDAYVISGGQDMQRYSHDETEDLRYYPEVVVKPNTPEQVATLLKLCNDHLIPVTPRGAGTGLSGGALPVMGGLLISMERFNNIIQIDEANLQATVEPGVITQVFMDAVAEKGLLYPVDPASKGSCFIGGNVSHGSGGPRVVKYGTIREYILNLQVVLPNGEMIWTGANTLKYASGYNLTQLFIGSEGTLGIVTKIVVKLIPAPTQSALMLASFSTNDDGCAAVSAIFRAGIVPSALEFMERRGVEWVIAHNNIVFDLRDDVNAFLLIEVDGNNMDTIFGDCDKINTVLEEFNCKDVLFADTAAQKEELWRMRRIMGESVKSNSVYKEEDTVVPRAALPQLIKGIKDVGSRYGFESVCYGHAGDGNLHVNIIKGGMSDEDWNTKLKDGIREIFELTVSLGGTISGEHGIGLVQKEFMPLKYSELHLRLMRGIKTVFDPNGIMNPGKMIPPSPLKGE; encoded by the coding sequence ATGGCCTACCAAAAAATAACAGGGGATGTTTTAGCGCAGATAACAGCCATTGTTGGCGATGCTTATGTGATAAGCGGCGGCCAGGATATGCAGCGCTACAGTCATGACGAAACCGAAGACCTGCGTTACTACCCCGAAGTGGTGGTTAAGCCAAATACGCCCGAACAGGTGGCCACTTTGCTTAAGTTGTGTAATGATCATCTAATCCCGGTTACGCCGCGTGGGGCCGGCACCGGCTTAAGCGGCGGTGCACTGCCGGTGATGGGTGGCCTGCTCATTAGCATGGAGCGATTTAATAACATCATCCAAATTGATGAAGCTAATTTGCAGGCTACGGTTGAACCGGGCGTTATCACCCAGGTATTTATGGATGCCGTTGCCGAAAAGGGTTTGCTATACCCAGTCGACCCCGCCAGCAAGGGGAGCTGTTTTATCGGCGGCAACGTATCGCACGGCTCGGGTGGGCCCAGGGTGGTGAAATACGGTACCATCCGCGAATATATCCTGAACCTGCAGGTAGTACTGCCCAATGGCGAAATGATATGGACGGGCGCCAACACGCTGAAATATGCCTCGGGCTATAACCTCACACAGTTATTTATCGGCTCGGAAGGTACGTTGGGTATTGTTACCAAAATTGTGGTTAAATTAATTCCCGCGCCAACACAAAGTGCGCTGATGCTGGCATCGTTTAGTACTAATGATGATGGTTGCGCCGCGGTGTCGGCCATATTCAGAGCGGGTATAGTGCCATCGGCACTGGAGTTTATGGAGCGCCGTGGTGTAGAATGGGTGATCGCTCACAATAATATTGTGTTCGATCTGCGCGATGATGTGAATGCCTTTTTGCTGATAGAGGTAGACGGCAATAATATGGATACCATATTTGGTGATTGTGATAAGATAAATACCGTGCTGGAGGAGTTTAATTGTAAAGACGTACTTTTTGCCGATACCGCTGCTCAAAAAGAAGAACTATGGCGCATGCGCCGCATCATGGGCGAATCGGTAAAATCAAACTCGGTTTATAAGGAAGAAGATACGGTAGTCCCTCGTGCAGCCTTGCCGCAACTAATTAAAGGGATAAAAGATGTTGGTAGCCGATACGGCTTCGAATCTGTTTGCTACGGACACGCCGGTGATGGCAACCTGCATGTGAATATCATTAAAGGTGGCATGAGCGACGAAGACTGGAATACCAAACTGAAAGACGGTATCCGCGAGATATTTGAACTGACTGTTTCCCTTGGCGGCACCATCAGCGGTGAACATGGTATTGGCCTGGTGCAAAAAGAATTTATGCCGTTAAAATATTCGGAGCTGCATTTGAGATTGATGCGAGGCATTAAAACTGTGTTCGATCCGAACGGGATCATGAACCCGGGGAAGATGATACCCCCTAGCCCCCTAAAGGGGGAATAA
- a CDS encoding ArnT family glycosyltransferase, whose protein sequence is MISSKRPDYNWLILTFVALKILLNLLAMPHFGFHRDELLHLVLADHLDWGYKEVPPFIAVLAYTSKHLFGTSVFAARVFPTICSGLIMWLTGRITVEMGGRKFAVILACVTMLAAPAFVASQYLFQPVVFDQFWWVLAAWLLIRYINTQKASYLYWLGACVGFGMLTKYSMAFFTFALILGLLISKQRRILFSKQVFIAFVIAFVIFLPNVIWQFAHHLPFINHMHELKEQQLDYNHPSDFIAQNFLVNGIALFVWLAGFIFLLISFRLRKFQFLAFAYMLVFLFLLLMNGKAYYLFGAYPMLFAAGGIAYERLLKSAGTGIRTTVAVLFTVPNLLLLPLLLPVLNINQTLGWFSSVGKLHFFDFAVTWEDKKKHPLTQDYADMFGWDEMAKKVGDTYHNLTPEQQKHTVIFASNYGQAGALHQYAEQYHIPKAISLNSSFTLWAPDSLHFEHMIYVNATNESEIGKLGMLFGSAVKTGEVTTPYAREKGTAIFLLSQPKQGLYDRYNQELAKKRMQ, encoded by the coding sequence ATGATCTCAAGCAAGCGGCCTGATTACAATTGGTTGATACTAACCTTTGTTGCCTTAAAGATACTGCTCAATTTGTTGGCCATGCCGCATTTCGGCTTCCATCGCGATGAGTTACTGCATTTGGTACTGGCCGATCATTTAGACTGGGGTTATAAGGAAGTGCCGCCGTTTATTGCCGTACTGGCTTATACCAGCAAGCACTTGTTCGGCACATCGGTATTCGCGGCGCGGGTATTCCCTACTATTTGCAGCGGATTGATCATGTGGCTTACCGGCCGGATCACGGTTGAAATGGGCGGCCGTAAATTCGCGGTGATATTGGCCTGCGTTACTATGCTGGCTGCCCCGGCTTTTGTGGCCAGTCAGTATTTGTTCCAACCCGTCGTGTTCGATCAGTTTTGGTGGGTGCTGGCGGCATGGCTGCTGATTAGATATATCAATACCCAAAAGGCATCGTATTTGTATTGGTTGGGCGCGTGCGTAGGTTTCGGCATGCTGACCAAGTATAGCATGGCGTTCTTCACATTCGCGCTGATATTGGGACTACTCATCAGCAAACAGCGTCGCATACTTTTCAGCAAGCAGGTATTTATCGCCTTTGTCATTGCGTTTGTTATCTTCCTGCCTAACGTCATCTGGCAATTCGCGCATCACCTTCCCTTTATTAACCACATGCACGAGTTAAAGGAGCAACAACTGGATTATAATCACCCGTCCGACTTTATCGCACAAAACTTCCTGGTGAACGGCATTGCCTTGTTTGTTTGGCTGGCGGGGTTTATATTCCTGCTGATATCGTTCAGGTTGCGCAAGTTTCAGTTCCTGGCATTTGCCTACATGCTGGTATTTTTATTTCTGCTGTTGATGAATGGAAAGGCCTATTACCTGTTTGGTGCTTATCCCATGCTATTTGCAGCGGGCGGTATTGCCTACGAACGCTTGTTAAAAAGCGCCGGCACTGGCATACGCACAACAGTGGCCGTTTTATTTACAGTGCCTAATCTTTTATTGCTGCCCCTGCTTTTGCCGGTGTTAAACATCAACCAAACCTTAGGCTGGTTCAGTTCGGTTGGCAAACTGCATTTTTTTGATTTTGCCGTTACCTGGGAAGATAAAAAGAAGCACCCGCTTACACAAGATTACGCCGATATGTTCGGTTGGGACGAGATGGCTAAAAAGGTAGGCGATACCTATCATAACCTCACGCCCGAGCAGCAGAAGCATACTGTCATCTTCGCCAGTAATTATGGACAAGCCGGCGCGCTGCACCAATATGCTGAGCAATACCATATCCCCAAAGCTATCAGCCTAAACAGCAGCTTTACCCTATGGGCGCCAGACAGCCTGCATTTTGAACATATGATATATGTTAACGCCACCAACGAAAGCGAAATTGGCAAATTGGGCATGTTATTTGGCAGCGCCGTAAAAACCGGTGAGGTAACCACACCATACGCCCGCGAAAAAGGGACGGCTATCTTTCTACTCAGCCAACCTAAGCAGGGGCTTTATGACCGATATAACCAGGAATTGGCAAAGAAGCGAATGCAATAA
- a CDS encoding acyl-CoA dehydrogenase family protein, which yields MPKTDLFESPDYYLMDELLSDEHKLIRQTVRDWVKKEVSPIIEDYAQRAEFPKQLLKGLAEIGAFGPTIPTEYGGAGLDYTAYGIIMQEIERGDSGIRSTASVQGSLVMYPIYAYGSEEQKKKYLPKLASGEMMGCFGLTEPDHGSNPGGMVTNIKDAGDHYVLNGAKMWISNAPFADIAVVWAKDETGKIKGVIVERGMEGFTTPETHNKWSLRASATGELVFDHVKVPKENLLPGASGLKGPLGCLNQARYGIAWGALGAAMDCYDTALRYSKERVQFGKPIGGFQLQQKKLAEMITEITKGQLLVWRLGTLKSENRATAAQISMAKRNSVEIALNIAREARQMLGGMGITGEYPIMRHMANLESVVTYEGTHDIHLLITGHDVTGLDAFK from the coding sequence ATGCCTAAGACTGATCTTTTTGAATCGCCCGATTATTATTTAATGGATGAACTTTTAAGCGATGAGCACAAACTCATCCGCCAAACCGTGCGCGATTGGGTAAAAAAGGAAGTATCGCCCATAATTGAAGATTACGCCCAACGTGCGGAGTTTCCGAAGCAATTATTAAAAGGATTGGCCGAGATAGGCGCCTTTGGGCCTACTATTCCTACCGAATACGGCGGCGCGGGTTTAGATTATACCGCTTACGGCATTATTATGCAGGAAATAGAGCGTGGCGATTCGGGCATCCGGTCTACAGCATCGGTACAGGGATCGCTGGTGATGTATCCTATTTATGCCTATGGGTCGGAAGAGCAAAAAAAGAAGTATCTGCCTAAACTGGCCAGCGGCGAAATGATGGGCTGCTTCGGCCTGACCGAACCCGACCATGGATCGAACCCGGGCGGCATGGTCACCAATATTAAAGATGCGGGCGACCACTATGTTTTAAATGGCGCTAAAATGTGGATCTCGAACGCCCCATTTGCCGATATCGCGGTAGTATGGGCTAAGGACGAGACCGGCAAAATAAAAGGCGTTATTGTTGAACGCGGCATGGAGGGGTTTACAACGCCAGAGACGCATAACAAATGGTCGCTGCGTGCATCAGCCACCGGCGAATTGGTTTTTGATCACGTAAAAGTACCGAAGGAGAACCTATTACCCGGCGCATCGGGCTTGAAAGGCCCGCTGGGGTGCTTAAACCAGGCCCGTTATGGTATTGCCTGGGGTGCTTTGGGTGCCGCTATGGATTGCTACGATACCGCTCTGCGCTACTCGAAAGAGCGGGTACAGTTTGGCAAACCCATAGGCGGTTTTCAGTTACAGCAGAAAAAACTGGCCGAAATGATCACCGAAATTACCAAGGGGCAATTACTGGTATGGCGTTTAGGCACTTTAAAAAGCGAGAACCGCGCCACAGCCGCGCAAATATCAATGGCTAAGCGCAACAGTGTGGAAATTGCGCTTAACATTGCCCGCGAGGCACGACAGATGCTGGGCGGCATGGGCATCACCGGCGAATACCCGATTATGCGCCATATGGCTAACCTGGAATCGGTGGTAACTTACGAGGGTACACACGATATCCACCTGCTGATAACCGGCCACGATGTTACCGGATTGGATGCTTTTAAGTAG
- a CDS encoding GH1 family beta-glucosidase: MEHTELNKKLFGDDFAWGVSTAAFQTEGACDADGKGRSIWDEFTSRKGKIKNGENALIACAFYHNYRQDIDLIKQMNIPNFRFSISWTRVLPDGDGAINQQGIDHYHRVIDYCLEQGIEPWLTIYHWDLPQKLEAQGGWTNRKVIDWFTNFTVICAQNFGDKVKHWMVMNEPGVFTGAGYFLGVHAPGRTGLRNFLPAIHYTVLSMVSGAKKLRELLPGAVIGTTFSCSHIEPYSQKTKDIGAAVRVDALLNRLFIEPILGLGYPTEVSALNGISKYKQPGDEANMVFDFDFIGIQNYTREIVRFSLFTPYVYARQVKAAERNVPTTLMGWEVHPPAIYEMLKKFSTYNPAKPVYITENGVAFEDELTDEGVNDIHRTEYLQTHIGQVLRAKQEGVNVKGYFIWTLTDNFEWAEGYHPRFGLIYIDFATQRRVIKNSGKWYGEFLK; this comes from the coding sequence ATGGAACATACGGAACTCAATAAAAAACTTTTTGGGGATGATTTTGCCTGGGGCGTCTCAACGGCCGCATTCCAGACAGAAGGAGCATGCGATGCCGACGGCAAGGGCCGCTCTATTTGGGATGAGTTTACATCGCGCAAAGGGAAAATAAAAAACGGCGAAAATGCATTGATCGCCTGCGCCTTTTACCACAACTACCGCCAGGATATCGATCTGATCAAACAGATGAATATCCCCAACTTTCGCTTTTCTATTTCGTGGACCCGCGTTTTGCCCGATGGCGATGGCGCTATCAATCAACAGGGGATCGATCATTATCACCGCGTTATCGATTACTGCCTTGAACAGGGAATTGAACCCTGGCTTACCATTTATCACTGGGACCTGCCCCAAAAACTGGAGGCCCAGGGCGGCTGGACAAACCGAAAAGTAATAGACTGGTTTACTAACTTTACAGTCATCTGCGCCCAAAACTTTGGGGACAAGGTAAAACACTGGATGGTGATGAATGAACCCGGTGTGTTTACCGGTGCCGGCTATTTTTTAGGCGTACACGCGCCCGGCCGCACCGGCCTGAGGAATTTTTTGCCCGCCATACATTATACGGTACTCAGCATGGTTTCAGGCGCTAAGAAATTGCGTGAGTTATTACCCGGCGCTGTTATCGGCACTACGTTTTCCTGCTCGCATATCGAGCCGTATTCGCAAAAGACAAAGGATATTGGCGCGGCAGTACGTGTTGATGCTTTGCTGAACCGATTGTTTATTGAACCTATATTGGGCTTGGGCTATCCTACCGAAGTATCTGCCCTAAACGGCATCTCTAAATACAAGCAGCCTGGCGATGAAGCCAACATGGTTTTCGATTTCGATTTTATCGGCATACAGAATTACACCCGCGAAATTGTGCGTTTTTCGCTGTTTACGCCATACGTTTACGCCCGGCAGGTTAAGGCCGCCGAACGTAATGTCCCTACAACGCTAATGGGCTGGGAGGTGCACCCGCCGGCGATATATGAAATGTTAAAGAAATTCAGCACTTATAATCCAGCCAAGCCGGTTTATATTACCGAAAATGGTGTTGCTTTTGAAGATGAATTGACCGACGAGGGCGTGAATGATATCCATCGCACCGAATACCTGCAAACCCACATAGGGCAGGTACTAAGGGCAAAACAAGAGGGAGTAAACGTAAAGGGGTACTTTATTTGGACGTTGACCGATAACTTTGAATGGGCCGAGGGGTATCACCCGCGCTTCGGACTGATCTATATTGATTTTGCCACGCAACGCCGGGTCATTAAAAATTCGGGTAAGTGGTATGGCGAATTTCTTAAGTAA
- the folB gene encoding dihydroneopterin aldolase — protein sequence MIKVSLHGAEFFAYHGFYPEEQLLGCRFVLDIDVEFYTTADLAADEITDTVNYEQLYNIAAEEMRITRKLLEPVAQCIANRIRHDHPYVENIRVELKKLNPLLKGSVAYSSVTITNNK from the coding sequence ATGATAAAAGTAAGCTTACACGGTGCCGAATTTTTTGCCTATCACGGCTTTTATCCCGAAGAGCAATTACTGGGTTGCCGGTTTGTGCTGGATATTGATGTGGAGTTTTATACCACGGCCGATTTAGCCGCCGATGAAATTACCGACACCGTAAACTACGAACAACTGTACAATATAGCCGCCGAAGAAATGCGCATTACACGCAAGCTGCTGGAACCAGTGGCGCAATGTATAGCCAATCGCATCCGGCACGATCATCCTTATGTAGAAAACATCCGTGTTGAACTGAAAAAATTGAACCCGCTGTTGAAAGGCAGCGTGGCTTATTCGTCGGTTACCATCACCAATAACAAATAG